One region of Mycolicibacterium insubricum genomic DNA includes:
- a CDS encoding potassium-transporting ATPase subunit C has protein sequence MSVVNLIRLHWAALRALVVLTVVLGLVYPLLIWLIAQLPGLRAKAEGSIVTAGGKPVGSSLIGQSFTDGRGVPLARYFQGRPSAAGSGYDAMSSGASNLGPESIVDTPSRPSLLTEVCDRSRTVGGFDSIDGTRPFCTPGGVGAVLSVIGPRDARGEVTRPTRVISVNEPCPAAPFLAEYRGVRVECASAGDEYRSGLLVTIRGDAPQNPAVPADAVTASASGLDPDISPAYAQLQVSRVAAARNVGTEDIAALVRRHTEGPDLRVFGQPRVNVLELNLDLDANYPVPGA, from the coding sequence ATGTCCGTCGTCAACCTGATTCGTCTGCACTGGGCGGCGCTGCGCGCGCTGGTGGTCCTCACCGTCGTGCTGGGTCTGGTCTATCCCCTGCTGATCTGGCTGATCGCGCAGCTGCCGGGTCTGCGAGCCAAGGCCGAGGGATCGATCGTCACCGCCGGTGGAAAACCGGTGGGCAGCAGCCTGATCGGTCAGTCCTTCACCGACGGCCGGGGTGTGCCGTTGGCCCGCTACTTCCAGGGCCGGCCGTCAGCGGCGGGAAGCGGCTACGACGCGATGTCCAGCGGCGCGAGCAACCTCGGCCCGGAAAGCATCGTCGACACCCCGAGCCGCCCGAGCCTGCTCACCGAGGTCTGCGACCGCAGCCGCACCGTCGGCGGCTTCGATTCGATCGACGGCACCCGGCCGTTCTGCACACCGGGTGGCGTCGGCGCGGTGCTGTCGGTGATCGGCCCGCGCGACGCCCGCGGCGAGGTGACCCGTCCGACCCGGGTGATCAGCGTCAACGAGCCCTGCCCCGCCGCCCCGTTTCTGGCCGAATACCGCGGTGTGCGGGTGGAATGCGCATCGGCCGGCGACGAATACCGCTCCGGCCTGCTCGTGACGATCCGCGGCGACGCCCCGCAGAACCCGGCGGTGCCCGCCGATGCCGTGACCGCCTCGGCCAGCGGCCTCGATCCCGACATTTCCCCGGCGTACGCGCAACTGCAGGTCAGCCGGGTCGCGGCCGCCCGCAACGTCGGGACCGAGGACATCGCGGCCCTGGTCCGCCGGCACACCGAAGGACCCGATCTGCGGGTGTTCGGACAACCGCGGGTCAATGTGCTCGAGCTCAACCTCGACCTGGATGCCAACTATCCGGTGCCGGGTGCATGA
- a CDS encoding sensor histidine kinase yields the protein MPGDSRGRAENRRRRGELRIYLGAAPGVGKTYAMLAEAHRRLDRGADLVAAVVETHGRPRTAELLEGIEIVPPHYVEYRGSRYPELDVPAVLARRPEVVLVDELAHTNTPGSTNPKRWQDVEQLLAAGITVITTVNVQHLESLNDVVSQITGIEQREKVPDEVVRAADQIELVDITPEALRRRLSHGNVYAPERIDAALGNYFRPGNLTALRELALLWLADQVDAALAKYRSEHKINDTWEARERVVVAVTGGPESETLVRRASRIASKASAELMVVHVVRGDGLTGISAPQMGRVRELATSLGATVHTVVGDDVPTALLDFARERNATQLVLGTSRRSRWARILDEGIGAAVVHDSGKIDVHMVTHPEESRRPGWANVRPWQRHALSWLAAAVVPPTICLIILLALDRTLGIGGESALFFIGVLTVALLGGVAPAAVSAVLSGVLLNYFLVEPRHTFTIAEPDTAVTIVVLLAVAVAVAALVDDAAKRTREARRAAREAELLALFAGSVLRGADLPALLERVREVYGQRAVSLLRGGPAGATPVAVVGTDPCTRADDADTAIEVGEDEFWLLLAGRTTAARDRRVLGAVARQAAGLVQRRELVEGAAQARAIAEADELRRSLLSAVGHDLRTPLAAAKAAVSSLRGGDVGFSPEDTAELLATIEESVDQLTSLVGNLLDSSRLAAGAVRPQLHRVYLEETVQRALIGISRGATGYRRGGLDRVSVDVGATVALADGGLLERVLANLIDNALRYAPDGPVRVTAGRVGDRVLIAVADEGPGIARADQDRIFAPFQRLDDRNTGTGVGLGLSVARGFVEAMGGTVTIDDTPGGGLTVGIELAAPGRTDD from the coding sequence ATGCCCGGCGATTCCCGGGGCCGGGCCGAAAACCGGCGCCGGCGCGGTGAACTGCGGATCTATCTCGGCGCCGCCCCCGGCGTCGGGAAGACCTACGCCATGCTCGCCGAGGCGCACCGCCGACTCGATCGGGGCGCCGACCTGGTGGCCGCTGTCGTCGAAACCCACGGCAGGCCCAGGACCGCCGAACTGCTCGAGGGCATCGAGATTGTTCCCCCGCACTACGTCGAGTACCGCGGATCGCGCTACCCCGAACTCGACGTGCCCGCCGTGCTGGCCCGACGCCCGGAGGTGGTGCTGGTCGACGAACTCGCGCACACCAACACCCCGGGCAGCACCAACCCGAAACGCTGGCAGGACGTGGAGCAACTGCTCGCCGCCGGGATCACCGTCATCACCACGGTCAACGTGCAGCACCTGGAAAGCCTCAACGACGTCGTCTCCCAGATCACCGGCATCGAGCAGCGGGAGAAGGTGCCCGACGAGGTGGTGCGCGCCGCCGACCAGATCGAGTTGGTGGACATCACGCCGGAGGCGTTGCGCCGCAGGCTTTCCCACGGCAACGTCTACGCGCCCGAACGCATCGACGCGGCGCTGGGCAACTACTTTCGGCCCGGCAACCTCACCGCGCTGCGTGAACTCGCCCTGCTGTGGCTGGCCGATCAGGTCGACGCCGCACTCGCCAAATACCGTTCCGAGCACAAGATCAACGACACCTGGGAGGCCCGGGAACGGGTCGTGGTGGCGGTCACCGGCGGCCCGGAATCCGAGACCCTGGTGCGCCGGGCTTCGAGGATCGCGTCGAAGGCCAGCGCGGAGCTGATGGTGGTGCACGTGGTCCGCGGCGACGGCCTGACCGGGATCAGCGCACCGCAGATGGGCCGGGTCCGCGAGTTGGCCACCAGCCTGGGTGCCACCGTGCACACCGTCGTCGGCGACGACGTGCCCACCGCGCTGCTGGATTTCGCCCGCGAACGCAACGCCACCCAGCTGGTGCTGGGCACCTCGCGGCGGTCCCGCTGGGCCCGGATCCTCGACGAGGGCATCGGCGCGGCCGTCGTCCACGACTCCGGCAAGATCGACGTGCACATGGTCACCCACCCCGAGGAGTCACGGCGGCCGGGCTGGGCGAACGTCCGGCCGTGGCAGCGCCACGCACTGTCCTGGCTGGCCGCGGCGGTGGTGCCACCGACGATCTGCCTGATCATCCTGCTGGCCCTGGACCGCACGCTGGGCATCGGCGGCGAGAGCGCGCTGTTCTTCATAGGGGTGCTGACCGTCGCGCTGCTCGGCGGGGTGGCGCCCGCGGCAGTGTCCGCGGTGCTCTCCGGTGTGCTGCTGAACTACTTCCTGGTCGAACCGCGGCACACCTTCACCATCGCCGAGCCGGACACCGCGGTCACCATCGTGGTGCTGCTGGCGGTGGCCGTCGCGGTCGCCGCGTTGGTCGACGACGCCGCCAAGCGCACCCGGGAGGCCCGCCGCGCCGCGCGGGAAGCCGAACTGCTGGCCCTGTTCGCCGGTTCGGTGCTGCGCGGGGCGGATCTACCCGCTCTGCTGGAACGGGTTCGCGAGGTTTACGGGCAACGGGCGGTCAGCCTGCTGCGCGGCGGTCCCGCCGGCGCCACTCCGGTCGCCGTCGTGGGTACCGACCCGTGCACCCGCGCCGATGACGCCGACACCGCCATCGAGGTGGGCGAGGACGAATTCTGGCTGCTGCTGGCCGGGCGCACGACGGCGGCGCGGGACCGCCGGGTGCTGGGCGCGGTGGCCCGCCAGGCCGCCGGGCTGGTGCAGCGCCGGGAACTGGTCGAGGGCGCCGCGCAGGCCCGGGCGATCGCCGAGGCCGACGAGCTGCGCCGATCCCTGCTCTCGGCCGTCGGGCACGACCTGCGCACACCGCTGGCCGCGGCCAAGGCCGCCGTATCGAGCCTGCGCGGCGGCGACGTCGGCTTCTCCCCCGAAGACACCGCCGAACTGCTGGCCACCATCGAGGAATCCGTCGACCAGCTCACCTCGCTCGTCGGGAACCTGTTGGACTCCTCGCGGCTGGCCGCCGGCGCGGTCCGCCCGCAGCTGCACCGGGTCTATCTGGAGGAGACCGTGCAGCGTGCGCTCATCGGAATCAGCCGCGGCGCCACCGGATACCGCCGCGGCGGGCTGGACCGGGTCAGCGTCGACGTCGGTGCGACGGTGGCGCTGGCCGACGGCGGTCTGTTAGAGCGGGTGCTGGCCAACCTGATCGACAACGCCCTGCGGTACGCACCGGATGGGCCGGTGCGGGTGACGGCCGGGCGGGTCGGTGACCGGGTGCTGATCGCGGTGGCCGACGAGGGGCCGGGCATCGCCCGCGCGGACCAGGACCGGATCTTCGCGCCGTTCCAACGGCTCGACGACCGGAACACCGGAACCGGTGTCGGGCTGGGACTTTCGGTGGCCCGCGGGTTCGTGGAAGCGATGGGCGGCACGGTCACCATCGACGACACCCCCGGCGGCGGGCTGACCGTCGGGATCGAACTGGCCGCCCCGGGGCGCACCGATGACTAA
- a CDS encoding response regulator produces the protein MTKTRVLVIDDEPQILRALRINLSVRGYDVLTAATGADALRAAAEHPPDVVILDLGLPDMSGIAVLEGLRGWLSVPVIVLSARTDSADKVEALDAGADDYVTKPFGIDEFLARLRAAVRRAAVPASLDEPVVTTASFTVDLAAKKVTRAGVEVHLTPTEWGMLEMLVRNRGKLVGREELLREVWGPGYAKETHYLRVYLAQLRRKLEDDPAHPRHLLTETGMGYRFEA, from the coding sequence ATGACTAAGACCCGGGTGCTGGTGATCGACGACGAGCCGCAGATCTTGCGCGCCCTGCGGATCAATCTGTCGGTCCGCGGCTACGACGTGCTGACCGCCGCCACCGGGGCGGATGCCCTGCGGGCGGCCGCCGAGCACCCGCCCGATGTGGTGATCCTGGACCTGGGCCTGCCGGACATGTCCGGGATCGCGGTGCTCGAGGGGCTGCGCGGCTGGCTCAGCGTTCCGGTGATCGTGCTGTCGGCGCGCACCGACTCGGCTGACAAGGTGGAGGCGCTCGACGCCGGAGCCGACGACTATGTGACGAAACCTTTTGGTATTGACGAGTTCCTGGCCCGGCTGCGGGCCGCGGTACGACGGGCCGCGGTGCCGGCGAGTCTCGACGAGCCGGTGGTGACGACCGCATCGTTCACCGTCGACCTGGCCGCCAAGAAGGTCACCCGCGCCGGCGTCGAGGTGCACCTGACACCCACCGAGTGGGGCATGCTGGAGATGCTGGTGCGCAACCGCGGCAAACTCGTCGGCCGCGAGGAACTGCTGCGCGAGGTGTGGGGCCCGGGCTATGCGAAGGAAACCCACTACCTGCGGGTCTATCTGGCCCAGTTGCGGCGAAAGCTCGAAGACGATCCCGCACACCCGCGGCACCTGCTGACCGAGACCGGCATGGGCTACCGGTTCGAGGCATAG
- a CDS encoding Ppx/GppA phosphatase family protein has translation MSRVGAIDCGTNSIRLLIADLDWVDSRWEAVDVVREMRIVRLGEGVDATGRFCDAALQRTRDALVCYAETLSAHDVSRIRMVATSATRDAANRDEFFAMTAEVLGSVAPGAVAEVISGDEEAALSFHGAFAELAAGDGPFVVVDLGGGSTEVVRGDADGDVAASKSVDIGCVRLTERCLHSDPPTAEEIAAARAVAAERIAAALAVVPVVGARTWVGVAGTFTTLAALAMGLPAYDSEAIHLFRIGFGELLAVCDRLIGMTREQRAALGPMHEGRVDVIGGGAIVVQELARELGTRMGIDTLVVSEHDILDGIAQSIAE, from the coding sequence GTGAGCCGGGTCGGCGCCATCGACTGCGGCACCAACTCGATCCGGCTGCTGATCGCCGACCTGGACTGGGTCGACAGCCGGTGGGAAGCGGTCGATGTGGTCCGCGAGATGCGCATCGTGCGCCTCGGCGAAGGGGTGGACGCCACCGGACGGTTCTGCGACGCCGCACTGCAGCGGACCCGGGACGCACTGGTTTGCTACGCGGAAACCCTGTCCGCGCACGATGTTTCGCGGATCCGGATGGTCGCCACCTCGGCCACCCGGGATGCCGCCAACCGCGACGAGTTCTTCGCCATGACGGCCGAGGTGCTCGGGTCCGTGGCACCCGGGGCGGTGGCCGAGGTGATCAGCGGCGACGAGGAGGCCGCCCTGTCGTTTCACGGCGCGTTCGCCGAACTGGCCGCCGGTGACGGGCCATTCGTCGTCGTCGATCTGGGTGGCGGTTCCACCGAGGTGGTCCGCGGCGACGCCGACGGCGATGTGGCGGCGTCGAAATCGGTGGATATCGGCTGCGTCCGGCTCACCGAGCGCTGCCTGCACTCCGATCCGCCGACGGCCGAGGAGATCGCCGCCGCCCGCGCCGTGGCCGCCGAGCGCATCGCCGCCGCACTCGCGGTGGTGCCGGTCGTCGGTGCCCGTACCTGGGTCGGGGTGGCCGGCACCTTCACCACGCTGGCCGCGCTGGCGATGGGGCTGCCGGCCTACGACTCGGAGGCGATTCACCTGTTCCGCATCGGATTCGGTGAGCTGCTGGCCGTCTGCGACCGGCTGATCGGGATGACCCGCGAGCAGCGCGCCGCGCTGGGGCCGATGCACGAGGGCCGCGTCGACGTCATCGGCGGCGGTGCGATCGTCGTGCAGGAACTCGCCCGTGAGCTCGGGACCCGGATGGGCATCGACACCCTGGTGGTCAGCGAGCACGACATCCTCGACGGCATCGCCCAGTCCATCGCGGAGTAA
- a CDS encoding DUF501 domain-containing protein produces MVDPADLDAVAAQLGREPRGVIEIAYRCPNGEPAVVKTAPKLPDGTPFPTLYYLTHPALTAAASRLETTGMMREMTARLADDAELAAAYRRAHESFLAERDALESLGTTFSGGGMPDRVKCLHVLIAHSLAKGPGVNPFGDEALAALAVEPAMAGILDPAVWSAVAGSAGEDR; encoded by the coding sequence GTGGTTGACCCGGCCGACCTCGACGCGGTTGCCGCCCAACTGGGCCGCGAACCCCGCGGGGTGATCGAGATCGCCTACCGCTGCCCCAACGGGGAACCGGCGGTGGTCAAGACCGCACCGAAACTGCCCGACGGGACGCCGTTCCCGACGCTGTACTACCTGACCCACCCGGCCCTGACGGCGGCGGCGAGTCGGCTGGAAACCACCGGCATGATGCGCGAGATGACGGCGCGGCTGGCCGACGACGCGGAGCTGGCTGCCGCCTACCGGCGTGCGCACGAGTCGTTTCTGGCCGAGCGTGACGCCCTCGAGTCCCTGGGTACCACCTTCTCCGGCGGCGGGATGCCGGATCGGGTGAAATGCCTGCACGTGCTGATCGCCCACTCGCTGGCGAAGGGGCCCGGGGTGAACCCGTTCGGGGACGAGGCGCTGGCGGCGCTGGCCGTCGAGCCCGCGATGGCCGGAATCCTCGATCCCGCCGTCTGGTCGGCCGTGGCCGGTTCGGCGGGGGAGGACCGGTGA
- a CDS encoding FtsB family cell division protein translates to MSDGKRPAPKRRSPGSKPGSGGRRPAPGRGRKPATGPEGATPNPSDEEPPVSQWTGPESRAMPEAIAPIRAAHAAATTRANEQRLGFTARRAAILAAVVCVLTLTIAGPVRTFFAQRAEQAQLAATEKALRSQIADLQQQKDKQTDPAYIAAQARARLGFVMPGDVPYQVQLPPSAVVPGAPAGPALPAPSNDPWYTSLWKTIADDPHPPASPPPTVTPDHPGAVPDAPAAPPAGSGG, encoded by the coding sequence GTGTCCGACGGCAAGCGGCCCGCCCCCAAACGGCGGTCACCGGGTTCCAAGCCCGGTAGCGGTGGGCGGCGCCCGGCGCCCGGGCGCGGCCGCAAACCCGCCACCGGACCCGAGGGGGCGACGCCGAACCCCTCCGACGAGGAACCGCCGGTTTCCCAGTGGACCGGGCCCGAGTCGCGGGCGATGCCCGAGGCGATCGCCCCAATCCGGGCCGCCCACGCCGCCGCGACCACCCGCGCCAACGAACAGCGCCTCGGCTTCACCGCGCGGCGCGCGGCGATCCTCGCCGCGGTGGTGTGCGTGCTGACGCTGACCATCGCCGGGCCGGTGCGCACGTTCTTCGCCCAGCGCGCCGAACAGGCGCAGCTCGCGGCGACCGAGAAGGCGTTGCGCAGCCAGATCGCCGACCTGCAGCAGCAGAAGGACAAGCAGACCGACCCGGCCTACATCGCCGCGCAGGCCCGGGCCCGGCTGGGTTTCGTGATGCCCGGCGACGTGCCGTATCAGGTGCAGTTGCCGCCCTCGGCGGTGGTCCCCGGGGCACCGGCCGGGCCGGCGCTGCCGGCACCCAGCAACGACCCCTGGTACACCTCGCTGTGGAAGACCATCGCCGACGACCCGCACCCGCCCGCGTCGCCGCCGCCCACCGTCACCCCCGACCATCCGGGCGCGGTGCCCGACGCCCCGGCCGCGCCACCGGCAGGCTCCGGTGGTTGA
- the eno gene encoding phosphopyruvate hydratase, translating into MPIIEQVGAREILDSRGNPTVEVEVALIDGTFARAAVPSGASTGEHEAVELRDGGARYGGKGVEKAVAAVLDEIAPAVIGLSADDQRLVDQALLDLDGTPDKSRLGANAILGVSLAVAKAAADSAALPLFRYLGGPNAHILPVPMMNILNGGAHADTGVDVQEFMIAPIGAPSFREALRWGAEVYHSLKSVLKKQGLSTGLGDEGGFAPDVAGTKAALDLILSAVDATGLKPGVDVALALDVAATEFYTEGTGYAFERENRTAAQMTAFYDELIGAYPLVSIEDPLSEDDWDGWVALTAAIGDKVQIVGDDLFVTNPERLEDGIERGAANALLVKVNQIGTLTETLDAVALAHNAGYKTMMSHRSGETEDTTIADLAVACSCGQIKTGAPARSERVAKYNQLLRIEETLGDAARYAGDLAFPRFSVG; encoded by the coding sequence GTGCCCATCATCGAACAGGTCGGAGCCCGCGAGATTTTGGACTCCCGTGGCAATCCGACCGTCGAGGTCGAGGTCGCGCTGATCGACGGCACCTTCGCGCGGGCCGCCGTACCCTCGGGTGCGTCCACCGGGGAGCACGAGGCCGTGGAGCTGCGCGACGGTGGTGCCCGCTACGGCGGCAAGGGCGTCGAGAAGGCTGTCGCCGCGGTGCTCGACGAGATCGCCCCCGCCGTCATCGGACTGTCCGCCGACGACCAGCGGCTCGTCGACCAGGCGCTGCTGGATCTCGACGGCACCCCGGACAAGTCCCGCCTCGGCGCCAACGCCATCCTCGGGGTGTCGCTGGCCGTCGCCAAGGCGGCCGCCGATTCCGCGGCCCTGCCGCTGTTCCGCTACCTGGGCGGGCCGAACGCGCACATCCTGCCGGTGCCGATGATGAACATCCTCAACGGCGGCGCGCACGCCGACACCGGCGTGGATGTCCAGGAGTTCATGATCGCCCCGATCGGCGCCCCCAGCTTCCGTGAGGCGCTGCGCTGGGGGGCGGAGGTCTACCACTCGCTCAAGTCGGTGCTCAAGAAGCAGGGGCTGTCCACCGGACTCGGCGACGAGGGCGGCTTCGCCCCCGACGTGGCCGGAACCAAGGCCGCGCTGGACCTCATCCTGTCGGCCGTGGACGCCACCGGCCTGAAGCCGGGTGTCGACGTGGCGCTGGCCCTGGACGTTGCGGCGACCGAGTTCTACACCGAGGGAACCGGTTACGCGTTCGAGCGGGAGAACCGGACCGCCGCGCAGATGACCGCGTTCTACGACGAACTGATCGGCGCCTACCCGCTGGTGTCCATCGAGGACCCGCTGTCCGAGGATGACTGGGACGGCTGGGTGGCGCTGACCGCCGCGATCGGCGACAAGGTGCAGATCGTCGGCGACGACCTGTTCGTCACCAACCCGGAGCGACTGGAGGACGGCATCGAGCGCGGTGCCGCCAACGCGCTGCTGGTGAAGGTCAACCAGATCGGCACCCTGACCGAGACGTTGGATGCCGTCGCGCTCGCCCACAACGCCGGCTACAAGACCATGATGAGCCACCGCTCCGGGGAGACCGAGGACACCACCATCGCCGACCTGGCGGTGGCGTGCAGCTGCGGCCAGATCAAGACCGGTGCACCGGCGCGGTCGGAGCGGGTCGCCAAGTACAACCAGCTGCTGCGCATCGAGGAGACCCTCGGTGACGCCGCCCGCTACGCCGGCGACCTCGCGTTTCCGCGGTTCAGCGTCGGATAG
- a CDS encoding lytic transglycosylase domain-containing protein: MSGAVGRSTPRAATRILRATSVITATALLLASSCSWILGTPIPAGIPPPPGDPVPQVNINLKKGQGRPADQLHAWAAERAPALGIPVTALEAYGYAARVAAELNPNCHLAWTTLAGIGMVESHHGTYGGATIAANGDVRPPIRGVVLDGTHGNMRIPDTDKGALDGDPTMDRAMGPMQFIPETWRHYGVDGNNDGIVSPDNVDDAALSAAGYLCSGRKDLATAAGWIAALHSYNYSDQYARSVRDWATAYAAGHSL, from the coding sequence GTGAGTGGTGCGGTCGGCCGTTCGACGCCGCGTGCCGCCACCCGAATCCTCCGTGCCACCTCGGTGATCACGGCGACGGCGCTGCTGTTGGCCTCCAGCTGCTCGTGGATCCTCGGCACGCCGATTCCGGCCGGCATCCCGCCGCCGCCAGGCGACCCGGTTCCGCAGGTCAACATCAACTTGAAGAAGGGCCAGGGCCGGCCCGCCGACCAGCTGCACGCGTGGGCGGCCGAGCGCGCCCCGGCGCTGGGCATCCCGGTCACCGCCCTGGAGGCCTACGGCTACGCCGCCCGGGTCGCCGCCGAGCTCAACCCGAACTGCCACCTCGCCTGGACGACGCTGGCCGGCATCGGCATGGTGGAAAGCCATCACGGCACCTACGGTGGCGCCACCATCGCCGCCAACGGCGACGTCCGGCCGCCGATTCGCGGGGTGGTGCTCGACGGCACCCACGGCAACATGCGCATCCCGGACACCGACAAGGGCGCGCTCGACGGCGACCCCACCATGGACCGCGCCATGGGACCCATGCAGTTCATCCCCGAGACCTGGCGGCACTACGGCGTCGACGGCAACAACGACGGCATCGTCAGCCCGGACAACGTCGACGACGCGGCGCTGTCGGCGGCCGGCTACCTGTGTTCGGGCCGCAAGGACCTGGCCACCGCCGCCGGCTGGATCGCCGCGTTGCACTCCTACAACTACTCCGACCAGTACGCCCGTTCCGTGCGCGACTGGGCGACCGCGTATGCGGCGGGGCATTCCCTGTAG
- the efeU gene encoding iron uptake transporter permease EfeU has product MQGVFVSTFLIGLREGLEAVLIVSIVATFLKRSGRSLRPMAVGVGAAVALSIAVGVGLNLLSENLPQRQQEMLETVIGAIAIVFVTTMIVWMNRHAFQMKGQLESEARQAINNGGALALATMAFLAVLKEGFETSVFLLAAAQASGGDRLWAVLGAVTGIGAAVGLGIAMYHGALRLNLARFFRATGVFLILIAAGLVIGTLRTAHEAGWVNIGQQKVLDFSGWMPGHSALGALITGMFGIPPDPRLIEVLGWLLYTAPVMIVFLWPTTLAAEPAQRRRLLLGAGAVLGIAAAALAVFVPADGELPGPARTSADGRTSVTLRTDGGAAALSVDTGTETRDIQLDTAGRRTLDGVNLDVRQAKIGVAPDQTGTTVTLAELTALQGGRLPVGLNAVRTPGPFTVTWNASRSYEVLSRGDSLVHAEATGSRIATLRGGGLSGTKTVSVGTLPGDWATAAADDDAVLTEIRQARQTRDERMLWKAWLPAVLGIGAAWLIVSGLRLRTTKPIDTDVDAQNEPERTQHSDDQETERDRSRAP; this is encoded by the coding sequence ATGCAGGGCGTCTTCGTCAGCACCTTCCTGATAGGCCTGCGGGAAGGCCTCGAAGCGGTGCTCATCGTCAGCATCGTGGCCACCTTCCTCAAGCGCAGCGGCCGGTCCCTGCGCCCGATGGCGGTCGGTGTCGGCGCCGCCGTCGCGCTGAGCATCGCCGTCGGCGTCGGCCTGAACCTGCTCTCGGAGAACCTGCCGCAGCGCCAGCAGGAGATGCTCGAGACGGTCATCGGCGCGATCGCGATCGTCTTCGTCACCACCATGATCGTCTGGATGAACCGCCACGCCTTCCAGATGAAGGGCCAGCTGGAGAGCGAGGCGCGGCAGGCGATCAACAACGGCGGTGCGCTCGCGCTGGCGACGATGGCCTTCCTGGCGGTCCTCAAGGAGGGATTCGAAACCTCCGTCTTCCTGCTGGCCGCCGCCCAGGCCTCCGGCGGGGACCGGCTGTGGGCCGTGCTGGGCGCGGTCACCGGCATCGGCGCCGCCGTCGGGCTCGGGATCGCGATGTACCACGGTGCGCTCCGGCTCAACCTGGCCCGGTTTTTCCGCGCCACCGGCGTGTTCCTGATCCTGATCGCCGCCGGGCTGGTGATCGGCACCCTGCGCACCGCCCACGAGGCCGGCTGGGTGAACATCGGCCAGCAAAAGGTCCTGGACTTCTCCGGCTGGATGCCCGGCCACTCCGCCCTGGGCGCGCTGATCACCGGAATGTTCGGCATCCCGCCCGACCCCCGGCTGATCGAGGTTCTGGGCTGGCTGCTCTACACCGCCCCGGTCATGATCGTCTTCCTCTGGCCGACCACCCTGGCCGCCGAACCCGCCCAACGCCGACGCCTGCTGCTGGGCGCCGGTGCGGTGCTGGGGATCGCGGCCGCCGCCCTGGCCGTGTTCGTGCCCGCCGACGGCGAACTCCCCGGTCCCGCCAGAACCAGTGCCGACGGCCGGACCTCGGTGACCCTGCGGACCGACGGCGGCGCGGCGGCACTGTCGGTCGACACCGGTACCGAGACCCGGGACATCCAGCTCGACACCGCGGGCCGGCGCACCCTCGACGGCGTGAACCTCGACGTCCGCCAGGCGAAGATCGGGGTCGCGCCGGACCAGACCGGCACCACCGTCACCCTGGCCGAGCTCACCGCGCTGCAGGGAGGCCGGCTGCCGGTCGGCCTCAACGCGGTTCGCACCCCGGGCCCGTTCACCGTCACGTGGAACGCCAGCAGGTCCTACGAGGTGCTCTCCCGCGGCGATTCCCTGGTGCACGCGGAGGCGACCGGTTCCCGGATCGCCACCCTGCGCGGCGGCGGACTGTCAGGCACCAAGACCGTCAGCGTCGGAACGCTGCCTGGGGACTGGGCCACCGCAGCCGCCGACGACGACGCGGTGCTCACCGAGATCCGCCAGGCCCGCCAGACCCGGGACGAGCGGATGCTCTGGAAGGCCTGGCTGCCCGCGGTGCTCGGCATCGGCGCCGCGTGGCTCATCGTGTCCGGCCTGCGCCTGCGAACAACCAAACCCATCGACACCGACGTCGACGCCCAGAACGAACCTGAAAGGACTCAGCACAGCGATGACCAAGAAACCGAACGGGACCGGTCCCGCGCGCCCTAG